The nucleotide window gggggagggggtgtcgCACTGGCCAatggcgagaagaagaagaagaaaaatgCCATACGATGTAGGGGGATGGTTAGCCTTcaggcaagggcaaggaggcgCTTTTTGCGATTTActgcgatggcgacggcatgGGAAAGATGGATAACTGTGCACCGAGATCGAGAGCTACTTGTTCAACTTCTCTCTGATGCAGAGATGAAGTCCGGGGTTGTCAAGATCGAGTCCACCCGGACGGATTCTTGGGGCTAAAATAGTGGAGACCTCCCCGGTCGGATTACTACCCACCCACTTACTGTtcctacctaggtaggtacagtATGTAGGGTACCTCGGAGAGCCTAAGTAAGCTACCAGGGTACGTATCATCATCACCTGAGAGGAACCAGAGAGAGTGTGCGCTTGTGCGTGTGCGCCAAGTGATGGATGCGTACCTCCTTTCCCGCCCCTTGCCGCAGACTCTTCCTTGCTCCCTTCTTTCTGCCCACTGCTTCCTCGTGTTGTCGAGTATGGGGGATTTGCAACCAGATTCTACTCGTGGGGAGTTACCTTATGATCACCGAGATGAGCATCGCCTACCTAACTACTAACACTCTGTATCTGTACTGTaaggcaggtaggtaggtacgtagggtaggtaggtattcATCAAACATCCCAACACCCCTCATCTCATCCACCACAGTTTCTCGATTTGTATGGCATTCCTGTTGAGCATTCCACCAACCGAGCATCGCGACGGCCTCAAAGCCAAATCCCACCACACATTCCCTGTCTGTCAATGCAGGTCGCAATGTAGCTGAAGCTCGGGCCACGTTGCCGCTTGTTCAAGACATGATGAATCATCGAGACCACGATACTCCATTATCTTGCTTTGTTCTCCATTCATTCTTTTGGCTCAGCTCAGCTGCCGCCCTCTGACTGTTCGAGTCAGCTACTCCTCGCTAGGCGTTCTGGCACTCAGTGAAAGACGCCAAAGCCGGTCCAGATAAGTGAGGGATCGGTCCGCCTCGATACCCATCATCAGCGCATTACCTAGTGTACCTTGGAGAGGGGGCATCAGCCGAGGCGTCTGCAGTTGCGCACTACGAAATGATTGCAGCGTGGATCAGACGCCAGCTGTCATAGTTGGATGTCTAATATGCTTTCAGAACCAATGGGCGCACACCTGAACGAGTCCTTGCTACCCTCCGGGCAGAACTACACTACCTTACCCAGAAGATATGCACACTACTTCTGCCTCTGTATCACTCACGACAGCACGGCCTCGAACAAGTGCATGCTTTTGGTGCTGCATCTCAACCCCTCCCTGGCCGAAGCAATCTCATTCTCGATTTCGATACGCACGCAGTGCTCGACGTCCTAGCATCGCTTCCTCGGCGCTTCAGAAGCCGCTCGCCTACGAGCAGTGCGGCGAAGCCCGCCGTCCTGTTGTATCCATCATCTGCCCATGACGAGCCGCCCACTTTCCATTAGCTCGGATGCCCGGGTATGTTGTGTAGTCAGTGCTTATGTAGGCTGTCCCAAAGAAGGAACCACCAAGCTTCCGATGGCGCCCGCGTCAAAGCTCGATCTGCGTGTGTGCAATGCTCGATGCCCATACAGCCACATCGATGGTCGCGCCAGGCGGCTGCATCGCGTGCGCATTCCCGCGACTTTTCTGTCCGCAATCATGTCGTGCTCCCCTTACGAGCCCTAGATCATGAACCGACAATCGTGTTAGAGACCCACCACCATGCGACGTGCGTTGGCTTACTACCACGAAGTCTGGCCCTTGGCCAATGGCAAACCTGCTGTCAAACCTACCACCAGCCGTTGTTGCACTACGTTCATGGGTTTCACCATCGACAACGTGGATCTCGCGTCCTCATGCCAAATTTTTTAATGCGACGATGAACTCGGCAAAGCACGGTCGCGATGCAGGATCAATGTGCTTGAGATTCATATCGGCGCTGGCGGTCGTGCACTCGCCTGGATCTAGCACAGCCACTGAGAAAGAAGCCCTCAGCCTTCGCAGGCCACGACAGGCAGCGGCCCAAGGACGATCTGTGGTCGCTTGAGTATCCTTCACCATCGACTCTTGCTCCGGCCGGCGTGTGTGTACCCCACCGGGCCGCATCCTCTCATAATTCCGCCTCTTAATCCGCCCCGTGTATTCtagacccccccccccaaaatcGGCAACGCCTGTCCAGCTCACCGGACCCGACCTCCGTCTCACTTTGGGGCAACGTCCGGATCGAGTTTCACGCCTCAGCCGGACAGACGACACTGTCTCATCATGGAACGGCAAATCTTCCAAACAGGCAAGTGCTTACGTTCCTCATATTCTGCCATACCTCACACGTCATGGAATACTGGTTTCCTACCTCTTTGACTGTTCCCCAGCCCTCTGTGTCTGCATAACCATCTGCACCCTCAAACACCCTGTCTGCAGGTCTTAGATTAGACGCTGCTGCAAGCACGCATGAGTGCCTGGCATACGAACTGAGCCAGCTCGACAAGCATCGCCCACGGCTGCCTTTTTCCCTCACTCCAAGAGTATGAGTCCTTGTCTTCAACCGCCCGCGAATGGTTTGATTACCGTGGTCATTGTGCTTTCCAGCTTATCTCTGATCCGGGATTCGCGAGGTTTTGCTCAAAGGTTCCCCTGTATCATTTTCAAAACGCCTCGACTCTCCATAGCTGGTGTTCAGCGTAAGCAACGCTGAGTCGCTGGCAGTGAATCCGAAATGGGTGAGCAAGTCTATAGCCAATTTAGCTTGAGGGCCGGACGGCTAACTCTTCTTTACACCCTTGTTGTTCTCTGATACTGCTGTGTTTGGCGTCATTCGACAGCGAACGGCGGTCCAGACCTTTGGATGTCAACGCATGCAAAGGAAAGGATCACCTCTGACGATCACTAACCTACCACGCAATGCCATCATCGGTCTCGACCAAGAAATAGAACCGAACCTCTGAGACAAGACAAGTAATTTTCGCGTACCAACCCGGCTCAATATTGGGTGTCGAATGGATGCATTGCGTCGCATCGACTTTTCAACATCGCCATACTCGTGGGTAGGCTGTTCCCCGCGGAACTGGACGATTTCGATCACACTTAGGCACCCCAAGTTGAGTCAGCCACGCTTGAACTCATCACATAACCCGGGGTGGTCGTGGCGAGCCGGTTCCGAGTGATCTTTCTTCGTGCCTTTTGGCCAGAACCAATTGGCTTGCCATCGAACGACGAGACACCGAAATGACGTCAGATCTTACGGTCGATCGTTGAGTCGAGCTTGGAGAGCAGCAGATGCAGTCATAAACATTCCCCTGGGCAGATGACGTCTGTCAAAAACACTGGTTTCTCTCCGTTGAAGAAATCGCAGAAATGCACAAGGGCGAGATAATTGCGAGCTGAACCACTGTCTTAGCTGAGTGCGAATTACTTGACCCCGATATTCCAACCGTATTTCTTCGCtgaatgatgatgatgatgatgatgatggtgatggtgatgatgatgtgaGTGAGATGTGAGGAGTCTTCTCTTTACGATGCTGGGAAGCACCCCTTGCCCTACTGACTTTGGTCTTTCAGTCCCGAATGTGGGCTGGACGGGAGGCGTGTGTGGTATAATCAACAAAGGGCAACACTAACAGACAACGCCGAGTACGTCTGTAGTTTGTGTGCGAAGCCCGGTGGTCTAGTATCATCTCGCCAGGCGCATGGTTCCATTCACTCTGCGTCGTTCCACTAAATGCACCTTTTGGGTACGATTTTCTTTTACGCGAAATCGGTACGCCAGATCGCTAGCCTGCCGTTCGATGGAATTACGCAGCGATAGGTTTGTCCAGCGCGCTCCCTGATGACCTCTTTCTATCACGGGCGCGCACTGAGGCCAGTGTCTCCAAATCACTTTGTGTACTGCAAGGCTTTTTCATGGCAATGGCGGGACTGATGGAACGTTGCAGACTCTGCGAGTGATCTTGCCTGAACCGGGGTTTTCCTACTCCGACTATTACACGTCGACCAGCCGACTTCCCGTTGAGATGTTGTCGATATTGAACGAAGTCGTGCTCCGTAACGAGGATGAAAGGGGGGTGCGGAGCGTCTGATCCCGGCCCGGTATAGCTCTGATATGACCTGTGACCCGTCTCCTTGGTACACAGCTATTTCATCGCAAGCCCAGATTGGATCGGGATGCCGGACAAGTTGGGCAGGGCGCGGGGGTTCTCGCACTATCAGCAACTACCTTACTTAGGATCATGGTGTTTCCATGATTCTCATCTTGACCAACACATTCTTTCATCAAATTGGGGCCCTAGATTGCGGACACAATTTCAACCCTTCACCCCCAAatacacatacatacattAATGTCCGTATCATGTCTCGTCACTCATCTTTTAGTCTCGCCATATAGTGCGGTTCAAGAACTGCGAAAAATAGGCGCTCCGTGGAGCTCGGGGTTGATTGAGATGCCGGTCAGACGTGGAGAAGTACCGACGAATGTCTTCAGACGGTACCGCCACCCCTTCCCAGGCTCTCACGACTGCTGGCCCGATGGAACCTCGGGGCGCAGCCAATCGAACGTATCGAGCAGGTCAAAGTTGAAGTCGAGCTGGGTGGAGAAGTCCCAGTCCATGGCGTCCAGGGCCGCGGGGAAGTCGCCGTCCActgcggacgaggtcgaggcggcggggccGTTGAGGGCTTGGTCGAGGACGTGCTGGATGATGCACTTGCAGTCGGCGCAGAGGTCGCCGTTGGGCGCCGTCGGGCTGACCCAGTCGAGGAAGCCCACGAGCAGGCTCAGCTTCTGTATGATACTTGACCGCGTCAGTTTCGGGTTCTGCGGGTGGTTACCGCCGTGGAGGGTGGGcttgaggagctcgaggcagagaatgccgccgccgggggcggcgtAGGCCATGACCTAAGTCGTGTCAGCGGCTGGTGTCCTTCCCACTTAGAGATGGGGGAGCGGGGGGTCAAGTGATACGTACGAGCCACTCAAAATCTCCGTTCATGCAGGAAAGACGGTCCATGTTCGTCCAGAACATGAGCGTTTTCGACACCATCTCGAAGCTGACGGAAAGCagggcgccgtcatcgtGGCCCCGCTTAGCGAGCAGACGTTCGATAAAGAACATGTTCTGGAGGTGTTCGAGGTGGACGATGAGCCGGACGTACAGCAGCGGCACGTCGAGTTTCCTGTCCTGGACGTCCTCTTCTTGGAAGACGAGGATCTTGGGCAGACCGGCGACTGTTCGAAGCTGCCTTTCCTTGATCTCTCTGGAGCAGTTGAAGTCAGCAGCGCCCTTGCCCTCGCCTTTGATACCGGCTAGTGCTCGGTGTCGTCTTCCACGGCAACCTACAGAAGTGTTTCGACCGGCGTCACCGGCCCGTGGCCGAGAGCAATCTCGAACAGCTCATCCCGGATATGCGCCAGCATGACGCGGGCCCGGACGATGGTGGCGGAGTTCAGGTCGCCCTCCGTGTTCCAcccgttctcgtcgagggcggccacGTGACGGGCCAGTGTGGCCTCGTCCGAGAGAAGGTACTCGTCCTTGAGATccagaggcggcggcgtgcgGGCGTAGCGGCGACTGATGAGcggtggccggccggcgaaCGAGGCCAGCACCTTGTCCATGTAGAAGACGTAGCAAAAGAGTTTGCGCTTGATCTCGGAGCAGATGGTCGGCTTATACGGCTCTGCAGCGACCTCGTCGTGGAAGCCGAGAAAGGTCGACAGGGCCACCGTTTCGGCGTGCGTTTGCCAACAGGCGAAACCTAAGAGGGTGTGGGCTTCAGTTCTTTTCGATCCGTTAGGCGTTGCCGCCGGGTACGTGGTTTGATCTGCGCCAGCGCCTCCAAGCCGGAGGTTTCACTTACTCGCATCGCCCGAGAAGATGGACTCGATAATGGTCCGCTTCGCAGACATGAAGAGCAGCAGGGTGTTGCCCCCGCTGCCTGCGGCCTTGGTCAGCTCTATGCTCGCACCGACACAGTAACGGTATTGCAACACGACCCTGGTCCCCTCGTCGACGCATTGGAACTGTGAGCCGACGTCAGGCCGGTAAGGGCCGAGGTACCGGGCCGCCAGCTCCCAGTACACAAACATGACGCCCAGCGACTCCCATCGCAGGTTCGTGCCGGTGAACTGAGCGATCCATTTCTCGGGGTCGGACTCCTCGTCGGACACGCACTTTGCGGTGTTTTGGCAGATGGTGCGGGAGAGAGCCGTCAGCTGCGCATCGTCGGCCTTTCCGGCTGCGCAAAAGTACTGCGGGAAGGTCTCGTACAGCGACGTCACCATGCGCTTCGCGGCCAGGCGGATCCAGCCGTCGCTCGGGTTGACGTGGCTTTCAAACAGCTTCAGACCCACGTCCGGGTCCGGGACGTGGCGGAGGATGGTCAGGCACGTCTCCAGGGCCTGGTTCGTCAGGGGCGGGGAGCACTCGAGCCCGCAGTTAGCCGTAGCCCCGATCTCGCCGATCGGGGTCGCGCCGGAGGGCTGGAGCCGGTTCAGGCTGGACCGGGTCTCCTCGTAGATGCCGCAGAAGGAGGTGAAGCCAAGGTAGCCGATTCCGAGGACGGCAGGGGTGGTCCCCGTGCCGACCGAGTCCGGGCTGGTGGGGAGGCTGGCGGGGACGGATGCACGGGGTCGGCTTGCGGCGGTTCTCACGGATGCCGATgacgttgttgtcgttgttcCCGTCGACGTCGGTTCCGGTACGAGTCGTGTTGCCGTTGCGGGAGGTAGTGGGAAGGTTGGTGCCGCCAACGGCAGAGAAGGGGCCCTCGAGCTGCGCCGGCTTTCCCTCGGCCGAGTCGTTCTCGGGGCGTCTCTTGGTGCCGGGCTGTCGCCCAGAATGTATTCGCACGCCTCGCCGGGGCGCTTCGACTTCCTGCACCTGTTGCAGACGGGTTGCGCATGATCGCAGGCGACCTTACGCTTCCGGCACGGCTCGCACGCCTGCGGTCGTCCGTTCTTTCGGAACAGGAGCCGGGGGGGTGTTTGTGTCGCCTCCATTACCTTTGACACGGAATGTTTTCCAAACAGTCGAGATGGATGGGCCAATGTCTCCGTTTCCGAACTTGCACAAGCAGACCGCGTCGTCTCATGAGAGAAAGCCCTGGAAGCGAATCGCAAAACTCGGACCAAACAATCTCGGCTCGCCTGTTGACGGTGTGAAGTTCGTTCGTGATGGAGtgctcggcttcggcctcggcttcggaAGGGGAACACACACCTACCTCTCCTTCCCCGTCTGTCTCGAGAccaggtacgtacctcgaTCGCGACCCCACCCTCTTGGTCGGCGTGTTACCAATCCTTATATTGACTCTTCCCAAAGTGACTGGAACAAATCAACCCTGCATCACCCCGTTGCGTGAGTCTAACCCAATCCGACTGACCGAACAGGCCTTTTCCTAAGAGCTTACCGACCAGCGGTCGTCTACGCAACCCGAACATCTGGCAAAAGACGTGATTGGCTCGAGAATCACATTCGGGAACCGACCGGGCCTCCACTTCGGCACGATCCCCCCGTCTGACCCTCGCGGAAACAGCACTAACATGTTTGTACCGTCCACGCGTTACCGCTCCGTTGACTCAATCCACGACGCGCCCTTCGATATGATGCCATGTACAGGAAAGACTTGCATCTGTGAGTCAAAATGTGTCTCACCTGCCGAAGCCGTGTTTGTATTGGAAATCACATCCCGCCCTCCTAATATATAAAGACTGTCCAAGACCTCTCTTTCTCACACGTAACCCCGGATCCAGACTCCATCGTGATCAAGCATCTAAACATCTATTACGAGCCTTTTGCCATTATTGACGAGAAGCCTCCAAGTCATCAATCAGACTCTCCCTTCTCATTACTCCCCATGGGCTCCATCGAATCTCAGCAGCACCTCAAAGCTATCCTCAGAGATAGAGTAGACGAGAAGATGTCGGGCTCTTTCTACGAATCCGCATTTGTCATCCCCCACATGCAGACTGCAGCAATGCCTCGCCGGCCCCGTCAGCCTGCTCCGATATCGCGGCCCAGCGTCGGTGCGATGGCGTCGGAAGCAACTCTTGTTGACAAGGACGGTGCCCCTGCCGTGTCAAAAGAAAAGAACGATGCCGCCGGCACCCTTAATGGTAAGTTTGTCTCACCTGTTCCAATCTGCCAGTGCTGTCGCCTTATCCTCGTACATTTGTATTCTGCGAGATGTTCCTCCGAGACGCCCCTCGGTGAACGCGCAGTCAGCTGCCAATCACATCACTGGAAGAACAAAGTTGCTGACAGAACCCGCTATAGGATCGTCACCCCCGAGCAAGAGTCTCCTCAAGCGACTCTTGAAGAAGGCTTAGAATATATTCGTCGATGGCCACGACGTACAACTTTCTACGCGGTGCGTGTCGACCATTAGAGCATGGATCGCTCTTCGTCGGCATCACGTTGATTCTCTGCGATCACATTACGACGACTCTTGCGACATATTTCTTTTTTATATTCTTACAACGTAtacccacacacacacacacacacacacacacacatttGAGTTTAGTACCTTTGACACTTCCAAAACGACCTGGAAGTTTGCGAACCCGTTTTATGGATGGCCAGATACCACAGCTGGCCAAATCATTGCCCTTGCCGAAAAACACACTTTACCCCTATACTGGATCACCCACACCTTGTTTCCACCCATGCCTACGACCAAGCCGTCGTAGTCCTTTGGTTTCAGTCATTTTCAATCCAATCTTTCGCTGCTACGTCGTACGGAAAGCCCATCCCCCACCATGATCTTCTTTGGACATTCACGAGCTCAACACGAGCACGGTTTTCCCCTCTGGTTCAGCAGTAGGGGTTCTGGGACCCAAGGTCGTTGAGTATGTCAACAACCCGTAAGGGTGGATTGGTTTTTGACTTTTAGGAGTCATGGTTTGACGGAAATGGTGAATGGCCTCTAGGTCCTGCGTGTTACCTCCCACAATTTAGACTACTGCACAACTATGAATCTCTAAGATAAATAGTCAGCTCAAGAATCGTAACCCTTTGGTCCATTGCAgtgaacccccccccttttttttctcttgcGCAGCTATTTAACCAAAACCGCGCCTTCAAAAGTTTGATTCTGCATTCCCTACTTACCACCAACCACCGAACGGACTCTACCAAATCGACAAAATGCTCTGTCCGTTTAGGATACTCTGTTTAATAAGTGTTGCGTCAATATCGAGTGTCACACTTGCTCTGCCTTCCCAGAACCCTTTTCTCGACGGAGAAAACCTTGGTCAGACAGAACAACACTGGTGCTCTTATACGGATGGCGCTCGcctcgacgactcggacgacctCGGAGCCCTCCGGGAAGCTGATCTCAACCTGGCAGCTGATAACAAGAACGTCATAAACATCCCCGTCAATGTTTTCGTCGTTGGCAACCCAGAGGCAGTGGCGAAACTGACTAAAGTTCGTCAACCTGAAACTCCAGGTCCACAGAGCTTCACTGACGTGTAATCTCATCCAGACTTCTCCAATACTCAGACTGAAAGAGACTCTCGAAGAGGGATACTCGGGTCTGGGAATCTCTTTCAGTCCCCTGAAATCCTACATTCTCCCGGGCAAAGTGCATGGGGAGTATGTATACTCCACCCGCGTTACGGAAACCTCGCTCAGTATGCAGCGCCAGGTCCGCGCCGGTGGCGCCGAGACACTGAACATATACCTTGTGGCCAACATGACACCCGGTCTCCTGGGATTCGCCTACTTTCCCCAACTGCTGCAGAGGAACGTAGCAGACCTCTTGACCATCGAtggcgtcttcctcggccacAGCGCCATGGTCAGTTACCtgtcgaagaaggccatcATCCACGAGGTGGGTCACTGGCTTGGCCTCTTCCACCCGTTTGCAGGAGGTTGTGCTGTCCCGGACGGAGACCACGTGCCGGATACCCCGCAGGCGGAAGTCAGGGGCGATCTGTCGTGCACCGATGGCAAGGACTCGTGCCCTACGCTTCCCGGTCACGATCTGGTCCGTAATTACATGACGTACTCCACTTGGTAGGCGTTTTCCTGCACAGTTTGATACGTGATTCTCAGCGAGACTAACCAAGACCACCAGCACCGAGAAACTGTCCTTCACCCCTGGCCAGGTGTAAGTTGTGTGCTTCCGATTCTTCCTTTTTAGAAATTCTTTTTTTCTCGCTTTTCAGCAAGAAACGTCTTGCTGACCTTGATTATCAGCTCGAAGATGCGGCAGGCTTGGGACCAGTTCCGAAACCCCAGCACCAGACGGCTTCCTCCTCTCACGAACTGGACTCTTCGCGGTCTGCAAACAGGGGTCGAGCCTGAGGCTACCAACACCACTCTCATTGATTTCGAAGAATATGTCGGTCCTGA belongs to Colletotrichum higginsianum IMI 349063 chromosome 5, whole genome shotgun sequence and includes:
- a CDS encoding Fungal specific transcription factor domain-containing protein, encoding MEATQTPPRLLFRKNGRPQACEPCRKRKVACDHAQPVQEVEAPRRGVRIHSGRQPGTKRRPENDSAEGKPAQLEGPFSAVGGTNLPTTSRNGNTTRTGTDVDGNNDNNVIGIRENRRKPTPPDSVGTGTTPAVLGIGYLGFTSFCGIYEETRSSLNRLQPSGATPIGEIGATANCGLECSPPLTNQALETCLTILRHVPDPDVGLKLFESHVNPSDGWIRLAAKRMVTSLYETFPQYFCAAGKADDAQLTALSRTICQNTAKCVSDEESDPEKWIAQFTGTNLRWESLGVMFVYWELAARYLGPYRPDVGSQFQCVDEGTRVVLQYRYCVGASIELTKAAGSGGNTLLLFMSAKRTIIESIFSGDASFACWQTHAETVALSTFLGFHDEVAAEPYKPTICSEIKRKLFCYVFYMDKVLASFAGRPPLISRRYARTPPPLDLKDEYLLSDEATLARHVAALDENGWNTEGDLNSATIVRARVMLAHIRDELFEIALGHGPVTPVETLLRHRALAGIKGEGKGAADFNCSREIKERQLRTVAGLPKILVFQEEDVQDRKLDVPLLYVRLIVHLEHLQNMFFIERLLAKRGHDDGALLSVSFEMVSKTLMFWTNMDRLSCMNGDFEWLVMAYAAPGGGILCLELLKPTLHGGNHPQNPKLTRSSIIQKLSLLVGFLDWVSPTAPNGDLCADCKCIIQHVLDQALNGPAASTSSAVDGDFPAALDAMDWDFSTQLDFNFDLLDTFDWLRPEVPSGQQS
- a CDS encoding Metalloprotease 1: MLCPFRILCLISVASISSVTLALPSQNPFLDGENLGQTEQHWCSYTDGARLDDSDDLGALREADLNLAADNKNVINIPVNVFVVGNPEAVAKLTKTSPILRLKETLEEGYSGLGISFSPLKSYILPGKVHGEYVYSTRVTETSLSMQRQVRAGGAETLNIYLVANMTPGLLGFAYFPQLLQRNVADLLTIDGVFLGHSAMVSYLSKKAIIHEVGHWLGLFHPFAGGCAVPDGDHVPDTPQAEVRGDLSCTDGKDSCPTLPGHDLVRNYMTYSTCTEKLSFTPGQVSKMRQAWDQFRNPSTRRLPPLTNWTLRGLQTGVEPEATNTTLIDFEEYVGPETAGASANSTG